In Parvularculales bacterium, the genomic stretch CTGCCGGTTGAGAACATAGACCTCATATCCCGTTATGGCTCTGCGGGTGATGATACGTTGCTGGATCGTCTGGGAGGTGTGGGCTGGCAGGCACGTACGGCACGCCTTAAGAAACATCTGCTTGAAATGGCCGAAGAGTTAATGAAAGTGGCCGCCGCGCGTTCTCTTCAGCATGCGCCGGTTCTGGAAAAAGACCATGGGGGCTATGAAGAGTTTTGCGCGCGCTTTCCCTTTGAAGAAACCGAAGATCAGTTGCGTTCCATGGAGCAAACGCTGGAGGATATGCGCTCCGGCCGCCCTATGGACCGTCTGGTGTGCGGGGATGTGGGCTTCGGAAAAACGGAAGTCGCACTGCGGGCGGCTTTTGTCGCCGCCATGAGCGGGGGACAGGTCGCGATCATTACACCGACGACCTTGCTGTGCCGTCAGCACTACCAGACATTCGTCGAGCGGTTTCAGGGCTTTCCTTTTGAAATACGCCAACTGTCCCGTCTGGTGCCGCTTCAGGAAAGAACCCGCACTCAGGAGGATATGGCGAAAGGCACCGTGGATATTATTATCGGAACCCATGCACTCCTGAGTAAAAAGTGCAAATTCCGTTCCTTACATCTTTTGGTGATTGATGAGGAGCAGCATTTTGGCGTGCGCCACAAGGAGCAATTAAAAAACCTGCGCGCCAATGTGCACGTATTGACCCTAACCGCCACACCCTTGCCGCGTACCCTTCAGTTGGCGCTATCCGGCGTGCGCGACATGTCTCTGATTAGCAAGCCGCCCGTTGACAGATTATCTGTGCGCAGTTTTATAGCGCCGTTTGATCCGGTAACCATCCGCGAGGTTTTATTGCGGGAACATTACCGCGGCGGGCAGAGTTTTTATGTTTGCCCCCGCATTCGTGACCTCGCCGATGTAGAGAAATTCATCACGGAAAACATACCCGAGGTCAAGGTGGCCCTCACCCACGGGCAGATGACCCCTGCCATGCTGGAAGACAGGGTGACCGCTTTTTATGAAGGGCGGTGCGATGTTTTATTGTCCACCAATATTATTGAATCAGGGCTGGATATCCCCACGGCGAACACGTTAATTGTGCACCGCGCCGATTTATTCGGCCTTGGCCAGTTGCATCAGTTACGCGGACGGGTAGGGCGCTCTAAATTAAGAGCCTATGCCTATTTCATGGCCCCCGTAGAGGCTTTGATGTCGGCCAATGCGGAAAAAAGATTGCAGGCCCTGCAGAGGTTTGACTCTCTGGGGGCAGGATTTAATTTGGCCTCCCATGATCTTGATATTCGGGGCGCCGGTAATCTTCTGGGTGATGCGCAGTCCGGCCATATACGCGAGGTGGGTGTTGAACTCTATCAGGAAATGCTGGAACAGGCCATTGCCTCACTGCAGGAAGGCGGGGAACTCTCCGCAGAAGAACCATGGTCGCCTCAGATCAATATTGGCGTTTCCGTTTTAATTCCCGAACAATACATTCCCGATTTGAACAGCCGCATGACATTGTACCGGCGGCTAGTGCGCCTGGAGAGCCTTGAAGAACTGGAACAGTTTGAAATTGAGATGATTGACCGCTTCGGCCTGCTTCCCGAAGAAACGCAACATTTGTTGAAAATCATCACCCTTAAACTGATCTGCCGTCAGGGAGGCATTGATAAGATTGATGCCGGACCCAAAGGAGTCGTCATCGGTTTTCATAATGACTCTTACGCCAACCCCGCCGGCCTTGTCGCATGGCTTTCTCAGGCAGGGGAGGGCGCTAAATTACGCGCCGACCATAGGCTGATTATCCCCGGCAAATGGGAAACTCCGGAAGAGCGCTTTACGGCCATTCGTGAAATAGCGGAAAACTTATCGTCAATAGCCCGCGCTGCGTGAGGTGAGTACAATTTTAATGACAGCTCGTTTGAGAACGACTGTATGATGGTTAAATACAATGCTCACCAACCAAAGGATGAATGAATGATTATCTATATACTGACCAATGAAGCCATGCCCGGCCTTGTTAAAATAGGAGTTACTGGTGATGATAGACTTGAGGATCGGATTAGAGAACTTGACACCACAGCTCTGCCGCTTCCGTTTGAGTGCTTTTATGCTGTTAAGGTTGGAGATGAAGTAGACTCAATAGAAAAGAGAGTACATCGGGGGCTTGATGATTCTCGCGTAAGGGACAAACGTGAGTTCTTCAGAATATCTCCTGACCAAGCTAAATCATTACTCAGCATTGCCGAAGCTATGGGAGGAGTTAATGTCACTCCTCGTGAGGCCATTGTGCAAGATTCCAAAGACACTCAAGCGATAGAAGAAGCTCGTAAAAAACGAGGACGATTTAACTTCGGCATGTTAGGCATCGACCCAGAAACGAAACTTCAATTTAAAAAAGACAAGACCATTGAGTGTGAAGTGGTAAATGAAACCCAAATTAATTTTCGTGGTGAAGAAATGTCTTTGTCAGCAGCAGCGTTAATTGTCGTTCAGGAAATGGGCTATGAATGGGATACTGTTCAAGGTGCAGCATATTGGTGCTACCACGGCAAAACGCTGAACGATCTACGACTAGAGCAGGAAGAATAGAGACTTTTCAACAAGAAGTAGTGGTTATCAGGTTTGTTTGATTATTCAACTTCACGATCAATTTTATGACCATGGATTTTGGCTTTTTCAATAAACCTCTCTATGTTATCTACATCCCAATTTCTGTTAACAGCAATGGTTGAATCAGATAGTTTAATTATTTCTTCTGGTTTCAAAAAATGACGACGCCTTTCTCTTAAGCGAATTTCATTTGCCTTTTCAAGCGTTGAAAAAACACCTTTAGATCCTTGTGTCCTTTGAGGAAAATCTTGTTCTAATTCAGAAAAGGATATTTTTTCTTTGTTTTGAACATGCTGTTTTATCACCGCCAAAACTAATTTTCCTTTATTAAGACTTTTGCCATTATATGTATATTTTGTTGTATCTCTTGATGATGTGGATTTCTTAAAATAAGTATCGGTTGTTACGTATATGCTTCCGTCTTCGCCTTTAAATCTTTCCACGATTAAAGCGGCTATCAGCGCATTTGAATCTGTTTTATAACCTTTTGAAATTTTATCTGCTAATTGGGCATTAATTGACGTTCCAACTAGGATGCCAATCCATTTGAGGTTAGAATCTAATATATCTGGATACTGTTGAAGAATTTGTTCTTTTTTTGATAGATAATCTTCTAATTGCGTCAAATGACGTTCCTCTAATTCTCCCAATTTGAGTTCTACAACACCAATATATTCAGCGGAGTATGTAATCAGTATGTCTATGCGACCATCTGTATCCTTGCTAGGTCGCCCGTCTTTTAAGGTGAGTTCTTCCTGAATTATGTTTATATCTGAAAAATCATCATCATCCAATGCCAGCACATCTTCATTTTCAACTAAATATGCTTCCATAGATAATTCTCGCTTGAAAGGCATGGGCGATAGTTTCACCTCGTTCGCAGTCAAATGTTTAAGTATTCTCACCCTTTACCTCTGTGTTTTAACTTTTAAAATATATACACTGCTTGAAGAAAGATTAATTTAACACATGCCCTTTAATCCTATCGACATAGATCGCTACGCTCTTTTCCATCTATCTGGAAACTATGATGAATTTCGGCGTGATCTTAACAAGACACATCACTACTTATTTCTACCTGATGGTAAGAGGTTTTTCGTTTATGAAAATTACCTAGTCAACGCCCATTTGGAGTTAGTGATATTGAATAATCAAATAGCTCGCTCCCAAGAATCTAATCATGCATTAGATGTTCGACTTAATTCTATTTTTGGTAGTTATGATGAAAATCAATCAAAAATTAGTCGGATAAAGTCAAATGATTTCTCCCGCATTGAAAGATTTGATCTAGAAGAAAGAAGTATGCTTAGTTTTCCAGGTACTATGGGCATGTTAAGTGAATATGCAGGGAAAGTCATGTTTGGATCGGCAACAATTTTTCTTTGGTCAATTCTTGAAAAAACACTTGAGACTACGGGCCAAGCACTTCTTCCCTGGAAAGATGATAAGCCGGAGAAAGGTGATGAACTTAAAATTTATCTTAGAAACAACTCATCACAACCTAAAGTGGATAGGCTTATAGACTTTATATACAAAAAAACAAACAGTAAAAGCCTGTCGGATTGCAAAAGGCGTCTACGTGATTTCAGGATAACAAGAAATGATTTGTCTCATAAATTTAATGATATAACCATCTCAGAAAGCGAGCTAAAGTCTTATTTTTCAAATGTGAGAGAGGTTTTTGAAGTTCTTGATGATGATGAAAAAATATTTAACAATTTTGCTCCCCCACTCATTCTTTAACGCATCAACCTAATCTCTAGATTGGTTATTACTTTAGGGGTTTATATATTTAAGTCACAATTTGCGTAAAAAACCCTGTTTTTAGACATTTTTTGCCGATCTAAATTATTGAGGAGCGAACATGATTAAACTCAAAAAAAACACCATCACTGCTTCGCAGAAGCCCTGATGGCGCTTACTGCTATCGGGTGTTCTTTGCGGTCTGTTTTTACTGACTGAATTTCACACCCCTCTTCAAGCACAAGACAATGTGTTACTTGACGAGGGTTTTTGGAAAACAGCCACGATGGCGGATGTGGAAGCGGCTCTTGAAGGCGGGGCCGACATGGAGGCCCGTGATAAGGATGGGCAAACACCCCTGCATTATGCGGCTACCGCTAGTACACCGGCAGTGGTGGAAGTGCTACTGGACAATGGTGCCGATATAGAGTCCCGCAACGGGCTTGGAAGAACACCCTTGTATTGGGCAGGAGCGTGGTCGTCAACAGAGATGGTGCAACTGCTACTGGACCATGGAGCGGATATTACGTCCCGTGATGGGCATGGTTCAACACCCTTGCATTGGGCGGCAGGGTTTAATGGTTCAGCCGTGGTGAAACTGCTTCTGAATCACGGTGCTTATATAAACGCCCGCAATAAGGATGGCTTTACGCCCCTACATCTGGCCGCGAAGTGGAACAAATCACCTGAGGTGGTGGAAGTGTTACTGGACCATGGAGCCGACCCGCAAACGAGAAACAAATTTGAAAATACGCCTTTTGATCTTATTCAGGAGAATTGGGCGCTCA encodes the following:
- a CDS encoding ankyrin repeat domain-containing protein, with amino-acid sequence MADVEAALEGGADMEARDKDGQTPLHYAATASTPAVVEVLLDNGADIESRNGLGRTPLYWAGAWSSTEMVQLLLDHGADITSRDGHGSTPLHWAAGFNGSAVVKLLLNHGAYINARNKDGFTPLHLAAKWNKSPEVVEVLLDHGADPQTRNKFENTPFDLIQENWALKGTKAYWRLNKTQYR
- a CDS encoding GIY-YIG nuclease family protein, yielding MIIYILTNEAMPGLVKIGVTGDDRLEDRIRELDTTALPLPFECFYAVKVGDEVDSIEKRVHRGLDDSRVRDKREFFRISPDQAKSLLSIAEAMGGVNVTPREAIVQDSKDTQAIEEARKKRGRFNFGMLGIDPETKLQFKKDKTIECEVVNETQINFRGEEMSLSAAALIVVQEMGYEWDTVQGAAYWCYHGKTLNDLRLEQEE
- the mfd gene encoding transcription-repair coupling factor; this translates as MNTLADTAGPLVLSEAPEGMDALVLADLARLTDRTLVHIARDEPRAAAMAEALCFFNPDLKIWRFPAWDCLPYDRISPRSDILGRRMATLHDLASGLLANHESAVLLTTMNAVMQRLPPRSVVTGASWSARIGNQIDSELLTQFLDANGYIRTDTVREAGDFAIRGGVIDLYPPGADWPVRLDLFGSTLDSLRRFDPGTQRSTEQISEIRLLPVNEVLLSRQAVSRFRTGYVTAFGAVTREDPLYHAVSEMRRYPGMEHWLPLFYEQIETLFDYIPEYSLISLDYLAQEAARARWDMIADHYEARREGEGARSLKTPAYKALPPERLFLKPEEWEQRLEGFPTRFFNAFAASDGMPGEEGGTIAGSGGGARTISMGGRAGRSFAAERAQKNTNVFNALTDYIKTLHEGGKRVVIAVWSLGARERFMAVLEDHGVSDVRAAESWPDVLEAPKNTISCIVLGLEAGFETPDTAVLSEQDILGDRFVRKTKSSRQGRDVIEEWSQLSQGELVVHNDHGIGRFEGLHTIEVSGAPHDCLLIIYREGDRLYLPVENIDLISRYGSAGDDTLLDRLGGVGWQARTARLKKHLLEMAEELMKVAAARSLQHAPVLEKDHGGYEEFCARFPFEETEDQLRSMEQTLEDMRSGRPMDRLVCGDVGFGKTEVALRAAFVAAMSGGQVAIITPTTLLCRQHYQTFVERFQGFPFEIRQLSRLVPLQERTRTQEDMAKGTVDIIIGTHALLSKKCKFRSLHLLVIDEEQHFGVRHKEQLKNLRANVHVLTLTATPLPRTLQLALSGVRDMSLISKPPVDRLSVRSFIAPFDPVTIREVLLREHYRGGQSFYVCPRIRDLADVEKFITENIPEVKVALTHGQMTPAMLEDRVTAFYEGRCDVLLSTNIIESGLDIPTANTLIVHRADLFGLGQLHQLRGRVGRSKLRAYAYFMAPVEALMSANAEKRLQALQRFDSLGAGFNLASHDLDIRGAGNLLGDAQSGHIREVGVELYQEMLEQAIASLQEGGELSAEEPWSPQINIGVSVLIPEQYIPDLNSRMTLYRRLVRLESLEELEQFEIEMIDRFGLLPEETQHLLKIITLKLICRQGGIDKIDAGPKGVVIGFHNDSYANPAGLVAWLSQAGEGAKLRADHRLIIPGKWETPEERFTAIREIAENLSSIARAA